The following coding sequences are from one Zalophus californianus isolate mZalCal1 chromosome 5, mZalCal1.pri.v2, whole genome shotgun sequence window:
- the PRSS38 gene encoding serine protease 38, which yields MAAPRSGARAELGASPAAAPSLLLLLLLLPPAQAAAAAHRRPQTCGHRYIQGKIVGGTDALERKWPWQVSVHYRGFHICGGTIVHEYWILSAAHCFDRDRNTEAFDIYVGLVDLRFAGSHTQWFEVNKVILHPTYEVYHPVGGDIALVQLKSRIVFSEAVLPVCIAPPDVSLHNVTCWSTGWGLISPQGRIPEKLQETQMPLISLPLCQLVYGHLSHIMSDMLCAGDVWNVRTVCEGDSGGPLVCDFNQTWLQVGVVSWGRGCTYPVYPAVYARVSYFSKWIHYYIEHTPLPSQPLPALSLMVGATVSVPVTMLAVLSML from the exons ATGGCCGCCCCGCGGTCGGGCGCACGCGCCGAGCTTGGAGCGTCACCGGCCGCGGCCCCCAgcctgctcctgctgctgctgctcctgcccCCCGCCCAGGCTGCAGCCGCGGCCCACAGACGACCCCAGA CCTGTGGCCATCGTTACATACAGGGGAAGATTGTAGGGGGCACGGATGCCCTGGAGAGGAAGTGGCCATGGCAGGTCAGTGTGCACTATAGAGGCTTTCACATCTGTGGAGGGACCATCGTCCACGAGTACTGGATCCTGTCGGCAGCCCACTGCTTCGATAG GGACAGGAACACTGAAGCATTTGACATATATGTGGGCCTGGTGGACCTCCGGTTTGCAGGCAGTCACACCCAGTGGTTTGAGGTGAACAAGGTGATCTTGCACCCTACATACGAAGTGTACCACCCTGTTGGAGGAGACATCGCCCTGGTGCAGCTGAAATCTCGCATTGTGTTTTCTGAGGCTGTGCTCCCTGTCTGCATCGCACCCCCAGATGTGAGCCTTCATAATGTCACCTGCTGGTCTACAGGGTGGGGACTCATCTCCCCACAAG GCCGCATCCCAGAGAAGCTGCAGGAGACACAGATGCCTCTGATCTCGTTGCCCCTGTGCCAACTGGTCTACGGACACCTGTCACACATTATGTCGGACATGCTGTGCGCCGGGGACGTCTGGAACGTGAGGACCGTGTGCGAG GGTGACTCTGGGGGTCCACTCGTCTGTGACTTCAACCAGACCTGGTTGCAGGTTGGAGTAGTGAGCTGGGGCCGTGGTTGCACATACCCTGTGTATCCTGCAGTTTATGCCCGGGTCTCCTATTTCTCAAAGTGGATCCATTATTACATAGAGCACACACCCCTGCCTTCTCAGCCGCTCCCCGCCCTCTCCCTCATGGTGGGGGCCACCGTCAGCGTCCCTGTGACCATGCTGGCTGTCCTGTCAATGTTATGA